One stretch of Pirellulales bacterium DNA includes these proteins:
- a CDS encoding PEP-CTERM sorting domain-containing protein encodes MFQRLNGTAHGTRLANDSHGWGTKVGSYLLILGIATGSATTATSQTYTTIDYPQANQTTAVGISGGNIVGYYQNSGGTGGGFLYNGASFTSIDDPLTTTRTLALGISGSNIVGAYTDSANISQGFLYDGSSYTTLADPLGANGTTAYGISGSNIVGSYGDAANSLHGFLYNGSSYVTLDDPLGVKGTQLYGISGNNIVGSYYDAANNGHSFLYNGSTFSTLNDPLGVGTLAVGISGNDIVGTYFDAGGHIHGFLYNGVSYTTLDDPLGNGGSAVLGISGNTVVGYYISVTGSPPLVQSTSHGFMATPVPEPSTAVLALVGAVAFLVRRRQTGP; translated from the coding sequence GACTTAATGGGACTGCGCACGGAACTCGGCTGGCGAATGACTCGCACGGTTGGGGAACAAAGGTCGGTAGCTATCTGCTGATTCTCGGCATCGCGACCGGGTCGGCGACGACGGCAACTTCTCAGACCTACACAACGATTGACTATCCGCAAGCCAACCAGACAACCGCAGTGGGGATTTCTGGCGGCAATATAGTCGGTTATTACCAAAACTCCGGAGGCACTGGCGGCGGGTTTCTCTACAATGGCGCATCCTTTACGAGCATCGACGATCCTCTGACCACCACTCGGACCCTTGCCCTCGGAATCTCGGGAAGTAATATCGTCGGCGCGTACACGGACTCAGCCAATATCAGCCAAGGTTTCCTCTACGACGGTTCGTCGTACACGACCCTGGCCGATCCGTTGGGAGCCAACGGGACCACCGCCTATGGGATTTCTGGGAGCAATATTGTGGGCAGCTACGGGGACGCCGCAAACAGCCTCCACGGCTTTCTGTACAACGGATCGTCCTACGTGACGCTGGACGATCCGCTGGGCGTGAAGGGTACCCAACTGTATGGAATTTCGGGCAACAATATCGTTGGCTCCTACTACGACGCTGCCAATAACGGGCACTCGTTTCTGTACAACGGCTCGACGTTTTCGACGCTCAATGATCCATTGGGAGTCGGAACTTTGGCGGTTGGCATCTCCGGAAACGACATTGTCGGCACATATTTCGATGCTGGGGGACACATACACGGGTTTTTGTACAACGGCGTGTCGTATACGACACTGGATGATCCGTTGGGGAATGGTGGTTCCGCAGTGCTCGGGATATCCGGGAACACCGTCGTAGGCTATTACATATCCGTCACGGGTAGCCCGCCGTTAGTGCAAAGTACTAGTCACGGGTTTATGGCAACACCCGTTCCGGAACCGTCGACGGCCGTGTTGGCCCTTGTCGGCGCGGTTGCGTTTCTTGTCCGCCGACGACAAACAGGCCCTTGA